Proteins encoded together in one Oncorhynchus mykiss isolate Arlee chromosome 7, USDA_OmykA_1.1, whole genome shotgun sequence window:
- the nuak2 gene encoding NUAK family SNF1-like kinase 2 isoform X2 translates to MVAIKSIRKEKIQDEQDLVHIRREIEIMSSLNHPYIITIYEVFENKDKIVIVMEYASRGDLYDYISEKQRISEREARHFFRQIVSAVHYCHRNGIVHRDLKLENILLDGKGNIKIADFGLSNLYRGDEYLQTFCGSPLYASPEIVNGRPYKGPEVDTWSLGVLLYTLVHGAMPFDGQNYKNLVQQISTGNYRKPTNPSDACGLIRWMLMVNPERRATIEEIAGHWWLNWGYQKPLLAEGENATLLQPSEKTTASTQQPGGLASIASWLRRNSRPLLENSSKVRCLLRSHGSGGGDVVRQRSLRRSRKENNVSQTMNDGATARPSKGILKRRGSLKQKALSEATTSVMEEPVRDYELSTPAQPLPVASLPRKGILKKPAERESGYYSSSPDSSDSAQTPQAQLCPSAPPHRKGILKRHGKFSSGLLQEFGSLDQLAASLPRGGTRARPSGAISEDSILSSESFDQLDLPDRVGPEAPSERPAKGTMRGCVSADNLLDIREEGLGQDLLRQRGPWDMACYQSGVADSAFSITDCENVTEAYKHAMVIGGAAAS, encoded by the exons GTTGCCATTAAGTCCATCAGAAAGGAGAAGATCCAGGATGAGCAGGACCTAGTGCACATTCGCAGAGAGATTGAGATCATGTCCTCACTCAATCACCCCTACATCATCACCATATATGAAG TGTTCGAGAACAAGGACAAGATTGTGATTGTGATGGAGTATGCTAGCCGAGGTGACCTTTACGACTACATCTCTGAAAAGCAGAGGATCTCAGAACGCGAGGCCAGACACTTCTTCAGACAAATCGTGTCAGCTGTACACTACTGCCACAGG AATGGGATAGTACATCGGGACTTGAAGCTGGAGAACATTTTACTAGATGGAAAGGGCAATATTAAG ATTGCTGACTTTGGGCTGTCCAACCTGTACCGTGGTGATGAGTACCTGCAGACGTTTTGTGGCAGCCCTCTGTATGCTTCTCCAGAGATCGTTAACGGGCGGCCGTACAAAGGGCCCGAGGTGGACACCTGGTCGCTGGGTGTTCTGCTCTACACCCTGGTCCATGGTGCCATGCCTTTCGATGGGCAAAACTACAAGAACCTGGTCCAACAGATTAGCACTGGAAACTACCGCAAACCCACCAACCCTTCAG ATGCCTGTGGGCTGATTCGTTGGATGCTAATGGTAAATCCTGAGCGCAGAGCTACCATAGAGGAGATCGCTGGACACTGGTGGCTCAACTGGGGTTACCAGAAACCCCTACTGGCCGAGGGTGAGAATGCGACATTGCTACAACCAAGTGAGAAGACCACTGCATCCACACAGCAGCCTGGAGGCCTTGCCAGCATTGCCAGTTGGCTGCGTCGAAACTCCCGGCCCTTACTGGAGAACAGCTCCAAGGTGCGCTGTCTGCTGCGGTCCCACGGGAGCGGTGGAGGGGATGTGGTGCGTCAGCGGTCCCTACGGAGGTCACGCAAGGAGAACAACGTGTCCCAGACCATGAATGATGGGGCCACCGCTCGGCCCTCCAAGGGCATACTGAAGAGACGAGGTAGCCTGAAGCAGAAGGCCCTCAGCGAGGCTACAACCTCAGTGATGGAGGAACCAGTGAGGGACTATGAACTCTCCACCCCGGCCCAGCCCCTGCCTGTTGCATCACTGCCCCGCAAAGGCATCTTGAAGAAACCAGCCGAGCGAGAGTCTGGCTACTACTCTTCCTCCCCAGACAGCAGTGACTCTGCCCAGACACCCCAGGCCCAGCTCTGCCCCTCAGCACCGCCCCACCGAAAGGGAATCCTGAAGCGCCATGGTAAGTTCTCTTCAGGCCTACTGCAGGAGTTTGGGTCTCTGGACCAGCTGGCGGCCTCCCTGCCAAGGGGGGGCACGAGAGCACGACCCAGCGGGGCAATCAGCGAGGACAGCATCCTCTCCTCGGAGTCCTTTGACCAGCTGGATCTGCCTGACCGCGTGGGGCCAGAGGCACCCAGCGAACGCCCAGCCAAGGGCACCATGAGGGGCTGCGTGTCTGCTGACAACCTCCTGGACATCCGAGAAGAGGGGCTTGGGCAAGACCTGCTGAGGCAGAGAGGACCCTGGGACATGGCCTGTTACCAGTCTGGGGTGGCTGACAGCGCTTTCTCCATCACAGACTGTGAGAACGTGACAGAAGCCTACAAGCATGCCATGGTGATCGGAGGAGCTGCAGCCAGCTGA